From one Thalassobaculum sp. OXR-137 genomic stretch:
- a CDS encoding TauD/TfdA dioxygenase family protein, with protein sequence MTTYDTIDVEPLGGAIGAVIHGVDLAEPLSNAQAAEVHAAFLANSVVFFRGQDLDDPERQKRAARLFGEPVAIPFVKSLDGHPEIIEIVKEAEDVGKYNFGGNWHTDTSFLETPAMGSLLYALDVPPRGGDTLFADLYAAYETLSDGLKRTLEGMTALHSGTRSYGSQSKFQGGKNTSVSMSIDANEDGDRLIEHPVVRTHPETGRKGLFVNPNYTIRFKDWSEAESKPLLDYLYAHAIRDEFICRFRWERGSVAVWDNRCLMHRAVNDYEGHRRHMRRVTLQGDRPH encoded by the coding sequence ATGACCACCTACGATACTATCGACGTGGAGCCGCTCGGCGGCGCGATCGGCGCTGTCATCCACGGAGTCGATCTCGCCGAGCCCCTGTCCAACGCCCAGGCGGCGGAGGTCCATGCGGCCTTCCTGGCGAACTCGGTGGTCTTCTTCCGCGGCCAGGACCTGGACGATCCGGAGCGCCAGAAGCGCGCCGCCCGGCTGTTCGGCGAGCCGGTGGCGATCCCCTTCGTGAAGTCGCTGGACGGCCATCCCGAGATCATCGAGATCGTCAAGGAAGCCGAGGATGTCGGGAAGTACAATTTCGGCGGCAACTGGCACACCGACACCAGCTTCCTGGAAACCCCGGCAATGGGCTCGCTGCTCTATGCGCTGGACGTGCCGCCGCGCGGCGGCGACACCCTGTTCGCCGATCTCTACGCCGCCTACGAGACCCTGTCCGACGGCCTGAAGCGGACCCTGGAGGGCATGACGGCGCTGCACAGCGGCACCCGCTCCTACGGCAGCCAGTCGAAGTTCCAGGGCGGCAAGAACACCTCGGTCTCCATGTCGATCGACGCCAACGAGGACGGCGACCGGCTGATCGAGCATCCAGTGGTGCGCACCCATCCGGAGACCGGCCGCAAGGGGCTGTTCGTCAATCCGAACTACACGATCCGCTTCAAGGACTGGAGCGAGGCGGAATCCAAGCCGCTGCTCGACTATCTCTATGCCCACGCGATCCGCGACGAGTTCATCTGCCGCTTCCGCTGGGAGCGGGGGTCGGTCGCGGTCTGGGACAACCGCTGCCTGATGCACCGGGCGGTGAACGACTACGAGGGCCATCGCCGGCACATGCGCCGGGTCACGCTGCAGGGCGATCGGCCGCACTGA
- a CDS encoding GFA family protein — protein sequence MKLDGSCHCGKVRFSVESAHPYPFNLCYCSICRKTAGAGGFAINLGGEAATLTVEGEEHVTVYHAQGPDGPSPLGRRFCSQCGSMLWAWDSRWPELIHPFASAIDTPLPVPPEKVHLMLGSKAPWVEPAVGVGDRCFEEYPEESIADWHARRGLVS from the coding sequence ATGAAGCTGGACGGGTCCTGTCATTGCGGGAAGGTGCGGTTCAGCGTCGAGAGCGCCCACCCCTATCCCTTCAACCTCTGTTACTGCTCGATCTGCCGCAAGACCGCCGGGGCCGGCGGTTTCGCCATCAATCTCGGCGGCGAGGCGGCCACGCTCACCGTCGAGGGCGAAGAGCACGTGACGGTCTACCACGCGCAGGGCCCGGACGGCCCGAGCCCGCTGGGCCGGCGGTTCTGCTCCCAGTGCGGCAGCATGCTCTGGGCCTGGGACAGCCGCTGGCCGGAGCTGATCCATCCCTTCGCCTCGGCCATCGACACGCCGCTCCCGGTCCCGCCGGAGAAGGTCCACCTGATGCTCGGCTCCAAGGCGCCCTGGGTGGAGCCGGCGGTAGGGGTCGGCGACCGGTGTTTCGAGGAATATCCGGAAGAATCGATCGCAGACTGGCACGCGCGCAGAGGTCTTGTTTCGTAA
- a CDS encoding SDR family oxidoreductase, with protein sequence MPKAALITAAGSGMGAAIARKLAAEGYAVAINSSSDKGESLASELGGISVTGSNLEPDVLKALVDAALDKWGRIDAVVNSAGHGPKGPVLDLTDEDWHLGLDVYLMNVIRMTRLVVPVMEKQGGGTIVNISTYAAFEPEEAFPTSGVFRAGLAAFTKLVTDKYAAAGIRMNNILPGFIDSRPEKEAFRARIPMGRYGRAEEIADVAAFLVSDASSYMTGQNLRVDGGITRSV encoded by the coding sequence ATGCCTAAAGCGGCTCTGATCACCGCCGCCGGCTCCGGCATGGGGGCGGCGATTGCGCGGAAGCTGGCGGCGGAGGGATATGCCGTCGCCATCAACTCCTCCTCCGACAAGGGGGAGTCGCTGGCGTCGGAACTCGGCGGGATCTCGGTGACCGGGTCCAACCTGGAGCCGGATGTGCTGAAGGCGCTGGTCGATGCCGCCCTCGACAAGTGGGGGCGGATCGACGCGGTGGTAAACTCGGCCGGTCACGGGCCGAAGGGACCGGTGCTCGACCTGACCGACGAAGACTGGCACCTGGGCCTCGACGTCTACCTGATGAATGTGATCCGCATGACCCGGCTGGTCGTGCCGGTGATGGAGAAGCAGGGCGGCGGGACGATCGTCAACATCTCCACCTATGCTGCCTTCGAGCCGGAAGAGGCGTTCCCCACCTCCGGTGTGTTCCGCGCCGGGCTCGCCGCGTTCACCAAGCTGGTGACCGATAAATACGCCGCCGCCGGTATCCGGATGAACAACATTCTGCCAGGCTTCATCGACAGCCGGCCGGAGAAGGAGGCGTTCCGCGCCCGGATCCCCATGGGTCGCTACGGAAGGGCCGAGGAGATCGCCGACGTGGCGGCCTTCCTGGTGTCGGATGCGTCGTCCTACATGACGGGTCAGAACCTCCGGGTGGATGGCGGCATAACGCGAAGTGTGTGA